In one Maniola hyperantus chromosome 6, iAphHyp1.2, whole genome shotgun sequence genomic region, the following are encoded:
- the LOC117982862 gene encoding CD151 antigen-like has product MAEEKKKDASALLAKKKKVKPRKSRDADCCSVNFLKCVLHIFNVIFLFAGAGVLLVGAGTVASRHRFVPLLPTPTYAAIAYLLIIAGALGLPLSALGCCSLKTENRTSLLCYTYFLLITFILEAGAGGLAYYYEVAVEDELRAELNTTFISNYALDTIITDAVDTMQTEFKCCGASRYSDWRKSAWHEHDPRLKVPDSCCKTVTTRCGARDHPSNIYYHGCIRQFTNHIRDNLIILAAVGVGMSVIPIFGFFFSCVLYVKIKHVID; this is encoded by the exons ATGGCAGAAGAAAAAAAGAAGGATGCAAGTGCACTATtggctaaaaagaaaaaagtgaaaCCGAGAAAATCCAGAGACGCAGACTGTTGCAGTGTCAACTTCCTGAAATGTGTTCTGCATATATTCAATGTTATATTCTTG TTTGCAGGTGCAGGCGTATTATTAGTAGGCGCTGGCACGGTAGCTTCTCGGCATAGATTCGTGCCGCTTCTGCCCACTCCGACGTACGCCGCTATAGCGTACTTGCTCATCATAGCGGGCGCGCTGGGCCTGCCGCTGAGCGCGCTCGGCTGCTGCAGCCTTAAGACTGAAAACAGAACTAGTTTACTGTGT TACACATATTTCCTGCTGATCACGTTCATACTGGAAGCGGGAGCGGGCGGGCTCGCGTACTACTACGAGGTGGCGGTGGAGGACGAGCTGCGAGCCGAGCTCAACACCACCTTCATCTCCAACTACGCGCTTGACACGATCATCACGGACGCCGTCGACACCATGCAGACAGAG tTCAAATGCTGCGGTGCGTCGCGGTACTCAGACTGGCGGAAGAGCGCGTGGCACGAACACGACCCGCGCCTTAAAGTGCCAGACTCTTGCTGCAAAACTGTCACCACGAGATGTGGGGCCAGGGACCATCCCTCCAATATCTATTATCAT GGTTGCATACGACAGTTCACAAACCACATACGAGACAATCTCATCATATTGGCCGCAGTGGGCGTCGGTATGTCAGTCATACCTATCTTCGGATTTTTCTTCTCATGCGTACTGTACGTGAAGATCAAACATGTGATTGACTGA
- the SH3PX1 gene encoding sorting nexin lst-4, which translates to MANQVQALYDFTGEPGTTEMSITSGEILTLINTDIGEGWWEGKNSKGQTGLFPAAYVRKLSPDETAPTKMAPPAPRYDQAADDWSDQQYSAGDNNYQKSTSHDDGWDDDWDDDTYSEIGPGVPHSKSMNQQAPLTPLPGMPITDYNNQIDDNTSNFSSVGTVRKSKFAPSSKVSGESYLLGTLNVEVPDSDKVYIVQEADGYIWAAIPQPYNVTVASPKKESKFKGIKSFIAYQLTPSFNNIQVSRRYKHFDWLHERLQEKFTLIPIPPLPDKQIAGRYDEQLIERRRVQLQEFVDWMSKHPVLSKCEVWQHFLTCTDEKRWKAGKRQAERDNLLGLNYCISLVVPEKALLQSQVDHITETCHTFISSMDSSVKSVTNMCLAQTKRFQTQYKTDCQKVGEAFYNLGNALSLDEGSVISTSKLTSAIKLTGGAYIEIGRMYEDQPKYDWEPLGDKFHLYKGIVGSFPDVLANHKAAVQKKRECERLTAEHKMEVAQLNEVLRRTDVISYALLAEINHFKQERTVDLKATMQKFLRQQITFYKKIVDKLECTLQQYDE; encoded by the coding sequence ATGGCGAACCAGGTGCAGGCCTTGTACGACTTCACAGGAGAGCCCGGAACCACGGAAATGTCCATTACATCTGGTGAAATATTAACACTCATTAATACAGACATTGGTGAAGGATGGTGGGAAGGAAAGAACTCTAAGGGACAAACTGGCTTATTTCCTGCTGCTTATGTAAGGAAACTCAGTCCAGATGAAACTGCCCCTACTAAAATGGCTCCACCTGCTCCTCGATATGACCAAGCAGCCGATGACTGGAGTGACCAACAATACAGTGCTGGAGATAATAACTACCAAAAATCAACCTCTCACGATGATGGTTGGGATGATGACTGGGATGATGATACTTATTCAGAAATAGGCCCTGGTGTCCCCCACTCTAAATCTATGAATCAGCAGGCTCCACTAACTCCTCTACCGGGTATGCCCATCACAGATTACAATAATCAGATAGATGACAATACATCCAACTTTTCTTCAGTGGGAACAGTAAGAAAAAGCAAATTTGCACCATCTTCTAAAGTCAGTGGAGAGAGTTACCTATTAGGAACTTTAAATGTAGAGGTCCCAGACTCTGATAAAGTCTATATAGTTCAAGAGGCAGATGGATACATCTGGGCAGCCATTCCCCAGCCATACAATGTTACAGTGGCATCACCCAAGAAGGAATCAAAGTTCAAAGGTATAAAGAGCTTTATTGCATATCAGCTGACACCTTCCTTTAATAATATACAGGTTTCTAGAAGATATAAGCATTTTGATTGGCTCCATGAGAGATTACAGGAAAAGTTTACACTTATTCCGATCCCACCGCTGCCAGACAAGCAGATCGCGGGTCGGTATGATGAACAATTGATTGAGCGCAGACGAGTTCAATTACAAGAATTTGTCGACTGGATGTCCAAACATCCAGTACTGTCAAAATGTGAAGTGTGGCAACATTTTCTCACCTGTACAGACGAAAAGCGCTGGAAGGCTGGCAAGAGGCAGGCAGAGAGAGATAACTTGTTAGGCCTAAACTATTGTATATCATTAGTTGTACCTGAGAAAGCTTTATTACAATCACAGGTGGATCATATCACAGAGACATGTCATACATTCATAAGTAGTATGGACTCCTCTGTCAAATCAGTCACAAATATGTGTCTCGCACAAACTAAGAGGTTCCAGACGCAGTACAAAACAGATTGTCAAAAAGTTGGTGAAGCATTTTATAATTTAGGTAATGCATTGAGTTTGGATGAAGGTTCAGTAATTTCGACATCGAAACTCACATCTGCAATCAAATTAACCGGTGGTGCTTACATAGAAATCGGCAGAATGTACGAAGATCAGCCTAAATACGATTGGGAGCCTCTCGGAGATAAATTTCACTTGTACAAAGGTATCGTAGGCTCATTCCCGGATGTGTTGGCTAACCACAAAGCGGCCGTTCAGAAAAAGCGAGAGTGTGAAAGGTTGACTGCGGAGCACAAGATGGAGGTAGCCCAGTTGAATGAAGTGTTAAGAAGAACTGATGTCATATCGTACGCTCTTCTTGCAGAAATAAATCACTTCAAACAAGAAAGAACCGTAGACCTGAAAGCCACAATGCAAAAATTCTTGAGACAGCAAATTACTTTCTACAAAAAAATTGTTGATAAATTGGAATGTACCCTTCAACAGTACGACGAATAG